DNA from Triticum aestivum cultivar Chinese Spring chromosome 7D, IWGSC CS RefSeq v2.1, whole genome shotgun sequence:
TATATTTATCACTGATCCTGCAATAGTGTATATTTACTATTCGTAACAAACCAAGGTAACATGTCTCGCTTTCTTGACAGGTTCTGGAACTGGACAGCCAAAATGTCAAGGCTTTGTACAGAAGGGCCCAAGCTTACACTCAGCTTGCAGACCTAGAGTTAGCAGAGGTCGACATTAAGAAGGCACTGGAAATTGATCCTGAAAACAGGCAAGTTCCACAGAAGGGTCTATTATCTAAACCTCATTCTTTTTTTGCGGGAACCACAATCTGATACTGACAAGGTTACACCGTGTCAATTTGATTTTTGACGAAGTCGCTGCTTCTGATAGGGATGTGAAGTTGACATACAAGACTCTGAAGGAAAAGATCAAGGAAATCAACAAGAAGGATGCCAAATTCTACAGCAATATGTTCTCTAAGATGACCAAGCCTTCAGCAGAAGAAAGCGTAAGCACATCTGCATCTCTCACTGTTCAATTTTGAGTCCACGCAGCAGATATCTAATAGGTTTCCCCAATCACAGAAAGCTTGAACTGGAGCAGTACCCAAAGGAAGGATAGGAGTCCCGGAGTGCGCTCAAGGAAGGGTCAGCTTGTCTGCTCAGCTCTATGGGCTGGTTAGATCACACATGTGCTTGGAGTTGCTATAAACTAGAGAAATTTCAGTTTTGAGATTGCCAGGCGATATTTTTTTCTTGTCAAGAACAATGCATGTTTAGACCTTTGCATATTATAGTGTGTGCTTTCCGGGAAATAGATGGTCCTGCCTTAAGAATCTGTGTTGTGTGCTTTACTAGTGCGCCCCTATGCAAGGTTGGCTGCTCATTCGTTCGAACGTCTAATTTCAGAGTTAATCTGAAGTGTGTCGACGCTCCTTCTGCAAAGTATTTCGCCACTTACACTTGCGATTGGGGAACCACACAAGTAAAACAATTGTTTGTTACGCAGGGGTTTTCCTATATTGAGATAGCAGTCAGGAGTAGAATAGTCATTTGCAAGGAAGGTATAACTAAATTATGCAAAGCAACAAAATAGCCTTGGTGAATGCTTATAGAGTCATAGTCAAGAGCGAGCAGGCTGACCAAATAAATGATGCAGGAGTACCAGGGATGGTGAGAAGCAATAAGGTGCAGAATGCAGAACTCCAGCACACCAAATTGAGCTAGCACACTAAAGAAATGTACTGGTACAATTTCACTGGAATGGTTGGACATTCTACAGACAACAATTGAGATTAGATGGATGATAGACAGACAGATAGATGTCACTACTGCTGACACAATGGTTCTTTAGTTTAATTAGTCATCAGTCATCACTACTGCTGACACAATGGTTCTTTAGTTTAATTAGTCATCAGTCAGATAAAACAATGCTACTCCCCCGTGCTACTCCccaaatagatgactcaattttgtaccAACGTTAGtcagtataaagttgggtcatctattttagaacggaagGAGTACTTCTGTAGAGATGCCTGATAGGCTTACATGCAGATGCTCCTTCTCTGATAAATGTACATCAACTGGCCAACTCTTGATTTTTTTTACCTCAACTAAACAATTGCCCGTACATTGCAACGGGAGTATAAACATCCTAGTGATTGGCCCGTGACTGCACGTTCATTATCATATTGATGCGCTAAAATCTTAGCAAGTTTTTGTATGCAATCCCCATGATTTACCTGTCATTTTGTTGCTAAGCACTTATTTGGTAAGAATTTAATGACTTACCAAACAAAATATGTTTTTTATTTTGTTAAGTTAATAAAACATGAGACAATTGATTCTAATTTAGGGAGAATATGGATGGGAGGAAAATCAGAGATGAAGGAAAAAATCAACGAGGAGAAGGAAAGAGTGGAACGTATATAAGGAAGGTTGGACGAAAGAGAGGTGAAACGGGAACCTTAtattctttttaagtagtatatAGATATAGAGAAAAGAGAAAAATCCTGATTTTTTTACCTCATTGAGGGCACAAGTGATGCCGGTGTTGGATGCATAAAGAGCCTCTTTTTGCTTACGAGGAATGGATTAAAATTAGAACTCTAGTACAGCTACTCAGACGTTAGGACACCACTAAGCTGCCAACCAAACAATTACACGATTCGACATCACATAAGCAAGCTCCAGTTCTGAACCTAACAAGAGATCACAACAGTTCATGATGAACAAGGGACTGGATCAGTGACTGTGTCGTGAATCGAGGCCTGTTGGGGAACCATTGGGACTCGAATCCATTGAGCAAGTAGAAATTTAGTGTTAAGAAGAAGAAATCAACAAAGTACAGGACTACTCGAATCAAATAAACGAGCAACTCCAAACAAAAAAGTGATGATGGGACAAACTGAAGTCTGAGACATCATCGGTGCGAACACACGACAGAGCAAACCGGAATGACCATTTACAAATCTGGACAAGCCTAACCACACCGACACACTAGTATGATCTCCAGAAAGACCCTCAGCACGGTCAGTTCATGGAGTGGCAGCAAATAAACGGCATCCACTGCTGCTTCTTCCCTTTCGGCGACTTCTCCACCGGTAGCCTGGCCGGAGAGTTCCAGTCTTGCTGCTCAGAACCTGGCTTGGTAGGCGAAGGGTTGTCCTTCGACGATCTGCGCCTGAACGACAGCATTCGGTCCTTGGTGCTCGCCTTCTTTTCTTTAACTTCAAATTCAATGCCTTTCTCGGAGAGAAGGGACTTCAGGGACACATGGCTCTTATCTGAATCTATTGTCATTTCCTTGTCTGTGATCTCTTCATTCAGATGGTCATTTGCGCTATCCTTGGTGTTGGTCTCTGCGGCAGTCTCTTCCTTCTGCTTCTTTTCTTCAACACCATCGGTCCGAGCATGGTCCGCAGCAGCCTTTTCATCCCGGTCCTCTTCTTTGGCATCATTTGTGCCCTGTGGCGTGCTGTTCATGTGAGAACTAGAGTCCGCGACAAGGATAGTACCTGCATTGCCTCCGGCATTGACGGATGTAGGGCCTGAAGTAGGCTCTTCACTCTCCTTTCCTTTGACATTGTCAATGGTGTGGACCAAGCTAACATCAAGAGTAGATTCTGGAGTTACCTCTTCTTTCTCCTTTCCTTGAATGGCATCAACAATGCTTACCGCATCAGTGTTGTGAGAGGTTGGCTCTGACATAGTTTCTTCACCCTTTTCTTTAACAATATCTGTGTCGTCAAGTACATTTTCGTGAGAACTAGGGATCTCTGGCTTGTCTTCATTCTGCATATTGTCTTCGTGTGTCACATTGATAGCATGAGGAGCAGGATCTGGCGTAATTTCTTCATCTTGCTTCTTTTCTTCAACTTCATCTGTAATGTTTGCCTTCTGAGCAGTAGGGTCTGCGGTAGTTTCTTCACCGTGCTTCTCTAATTCAACTATAGCTGGGAGGTCTGCGGTACTTTCTTCACCGTGCTTCTCTAATTCAACTATAGCTGGGATATCCACCACATTTATCTCATGAACAGTTCCCACATGGACAGCACTCTGTTCCTTTTGCACAATTATGTCTCTGCTGCTTATCACATCCATATTGTCAGAAGCAGGATCTGCTATCACCTCTTCAATCTGTTCTTTTTCCTCAACACTACTTGCACTCTGTAATATGCTGGTCTTCAGAGTACTCTCTTCTGCACTAATTTCTTCAATCTGCTTAGTCTCTTCAATGTTATCCGTACTGCATACATCGTTAGTCTCACGGGAGGTAAGGTCCACACTTACGTTCTCAATTTGTTTATTCTCATCAACATCATGCTTGCTACTCATACTGATCTCCTGAGTAGGGTCTAAGCTAGGCTCTATTGGGTCAATTTGAGATGGCATGGAAATGACATTACTTGTATGGCTAGAATTATTCTGTGTGTCATCTTCTGTTGTCACCTCGGAGGTATCTTTCTTTGTAACATCAGAAGCACTGCCAGCTGATATGACCTCCTCAACTAGACTATCCACAGGAGACTCTGTTACACTTGATACAGCTTGGAGAACCTCATCTGCAGAATGCTCATTGAATGTCAGTTCATAAACAATAATCATAAGGGACATAAAATAGTTGGGAGATATTTATGAACATGTTGTTACTTGTAAAATAAAATGATGGTATTCCAATTTTATCTAACTTGTAGATAGGGCTACATGATTGAATACCGAGGCCTTCTATTTGAGCTGTATACATAAATTTCAAGCATAAGATAAAATTATCTTTGTGATTCGATAAACAACCAGAAGACTAACAATGCCATATTTAGGAATTAGGGACCATTTTCACCACATGTTGGTTACTATGAGCATAATGCACAAATATGAATTATGACAGCACAACCTAACCAAAAGCCCAAAATTAGACTTTACCACTTACAAAAACTTTTGCAACCGAACAACAGAAGTAGTACGAAATACAGAGTACAGGATCATCAGCACAAAAAATCAAAAGTCTCACCTGCACCAGGATAGCTTGACCCTTCTTCAAGGCATGTCTGTTTGGAATTTGTCAGCTGATATGCTACCACAGAAGTAGAATCAATTTGCTGCTGTGTTTCGACAACATCTGCTGCCTCCAAATGACAACCACCAGAAGCAAGTTGAGATAAATCATCACTACTGGTATCATCTGTGTGGACATTATTATCAGTTGAAGGCTCCTTATTCCCAAGTACATCGACAGGTTCCTTGATGGTACAAACTTGCTCAACTGGGTTAGGTTCGATAACCCCGCTTTCGTCCTTGGATTCAGTGTCTTCACTGGGGTTTTGCTCTCCGGGAACCACACCTAAGTCGTTGACATATAGATCTTCCTCCACTGCAGTAGGACTATGCCCCTCAACAATTTTGCTTTGCAGCTTCTCTTGATAGGACGAATCAATCTCATTACCTTTTACCGACTTGCCCTCACTAGTTTTGTCTTCTTCAATGGTGTTGATCATACAATCATTTTCAGTAACGGCAATACCATCAGGGCTACCAGCTGTAGCAATTGTTTGTGCAGAAAATTCACCTGAAGCAGCATCTGATGCCAGGGACACAGCATTTGACTTGCTTGTTTCATCTGCAGAGAAGTCTGGACTGAATCTTGCACCATCTTCAGGCTCTGGCTGACAATGGGAAGCGGAGGCATTTGACTTGCTTGTTTCATCTGCAGAGAAGTCTGGACTGAATCTTGCACCATCTTCAGGCTCTGGCTGACAATGGGAAGCGGAGGCATCCTGATGCTGATCACCACTACAATGTGATTCAGCATCCTGATGCTGATCACCACTACAATGTGATTCAGACGGATACAAATCTTGAAAATGCGGTGCGCTTTCAGGCAGCCGCAGATCAACTTCAGTTTGAACGTCAGTCCCATTAGCCTTAGGAGGCCCTTCAGAAGTGACATCATTGATAATGACGTGAACTCCGGCAGTATTAGGAGAAGAGTGCACTGCAAAAGAAATCCACAGAATAAATTAATTACAGTTGTAACGCATCACAAAAATACAACAGCGGTGAGAAGAGCATTGAAGAATGTGTACGCATATGGCACGGTGAATAATTAAATTGCCCTGGACTTTCTGGCAGTGATGTTATATGCTGCCAGCACAAGATGTTGACAATTTCACAAGAGCCCTAGTACTAAGGAACAACAAGCTGCCGGCCTCACTAATTTACTGAGCCGCATTATTCTACCGAACTTTGGCATGTACACACAGTATGGGATTTCCAGATCATCATTACCCCGAAGAATATTATCCTAACCCCGAAGTTGACAACGAAGTACACACAATCTGAACATTACACCGCTAATCGAGAAGACAGGAACCGCTGTACTAGTATTCCAGCCTGGAACATCAGTACGATTTCACTCAATCATGGAAGTTCTTCTCTGCATAGGCAAACTGATAAATGGGAGGGAAAAAAAGAAGTATAGTAGCAATTTCCACCTGACGAACCCCAACCAAATCATTTGACATAGATTTTTGGCAAATAAAACAAAGAAGGGGGAATATTCGGGGAGGAATAATTGGAGCAAACCTCCAGTGTCGTCGTCATCTACTGCATTCCCAACATCCTCCGCAGATCCGGGCAAAACGCCGCCAGAATCCGAAGCAGGCGCCCCATTTCCCTCTCCTCCGACATCCTCACCTGGGTCGAGGACACGCAAACGCATCAGCGCAAGAACACCGCAGACGCAAGCAACTGGCCGGAAAAAGAGCGGGAAAGGAACCGCGCGGTACCTAGCACCAACTTCTTGCCTTGGCGCTCTTCCTCCACCTCCgcactggcggcggcggcggtgggcggcgacttgccgccgccgccgccgccaacgccgcagTTCTTGCGGTGCGCGCGCCGCTGCTTGGCGCTGGGGTGCGCGCTCGCGTACTTGTACCCGCACAGGTGGCACAGGTGGCCGCCGCTGCACGCGCCGTCCCCTccccctgcacacacacacacacgggaaCCGCCGCGGTTACATCACACGACGAGCCAGGAGAAAAGGAGAGAGCAAGGGGCGCCACAATGCGCCTGGCTCACCGGCAGTGCCGCTCCTGTTGCCGCCGCTGTCCATGGCGAAGCGAGCAGTGTGGGTCTCGGCGCTCCCGTGCtcggcaatggcggcggcggcgaagagTAACCAGTAGCGTGGGTCGCGTGACTGGTCGCGTCCGGGTCTCCCTCTTGTGCTGCTTTCGCTAACTCCACTCTGCTCTTACTCACCCCGCGCTGTCAGGGCCCACGGCatccgggcccacgcgtcagcgataAATTAACGGTGGCGCGTTAAACGCGCGGCGCGGGGGGCCCCGGGGGCGCGGAGGGACAAGAGACTTTCCGGTCGTTTACGTgcggttggggcctgcggcgctttcCACGGACGAGATCTGGGCCGTCCGTCGCGCAGCCGACGGACGGGGATGCGGATAAGCTGTAACAAACCGGCCAAGATTCTTCACGAGCGCAGGGGTACCCCACGTGGGGGGTAAAGCGAAGGATTCTTTTCTTTGCTCCGGGCGGTAGTAGTTAAGGTAACCTGCGCAGCCTTTGGGCTGCGGATAAAATCATTTCTTGTTTTTGTGTAAAAAAGCCGTACCACTATGGTACACATACATTCATCCCCTATTTTGTCTACATGAGCATCTTCAAAAAACTGAGCCGACACAAAATATTATTTTAAGATTGATGAAGTTATCACATAGGTCTTCATGGTCGGAAAAAAAATATCTTCTTTCATTGAACGAACATCACATCATTGATAATCCTAAAATAAATCTAAAAATATACGAGCACTAGTACCAAATATGCGTCTCGGGGTCTTCGCTACTTCTGTGTTTGTTCACCTAGGGTTTTCACTTGGGGCAATGTGGTGCGTGGATCATTTTTACTCCTCGTAGTCTAAGTTTTTAGGCTGTTCATCGTCTTGGCTTTTGACGCCGATGATGACGGCGCTGAATTCCcttcggtcctatggttggggatggatttgaaaaccagtctgttcaatcaaagatggcgtggcggcggcagcatcctcgtggtggacctgtgccCTTGGGCTCCACCGCCgcgacgacgtttgctccagcgtcgacgcggagcttgggaggtggttcaggagcggatgcagattgtggtctgcattgacgacatctggaagatgaaacgtgtgctgggttcgtggttcgtggatgacaggtatggtttcctccttcggcgtcttagtcgttgtggggtgccagatctggagttcgatggcgtgtttGGGGTGTTGcctcggtctgattcgttcaacggcaagggCTTTACTTTtgatgagccaccttggaggtctgcAATACTGCATATCAGCGATCCGCAACAAAATCGGGTAAGTaggtgatccgtcattcttttTTTCAGTGCCTACCGTGATGGTGCCGAAGGCAGGTAACGGGCGTTGGTGTCATGCTCAGAAATGTTTTGTCATCTTTTCAGTTTTGTTATGTCGGTTTTTACGTGACTCGTATTTTAATCTCTATGATATAAATAAGACACGTATTATGATGAAAAATGTGGCAACGTGATGTTACCACCATCCATGCCACCTCAGCCCAATCGGGATATCAGGTCCTACTGCATGTGCTCACTGGCGACAGCTTCCAACCAGAACCAGCGTGTAtcatatgagctcctgactggATTCGTAGACGGGCGGGAGCAATGGCAATGGTGGTGTCGTGATTGAATCATTGGTAGACAGGGGCGCAACCGGCGTGACCGCCGTGGCTGAATCATTGGGTGTGTTGTTGGACAGGTAGCACGAAACCCTCATCTTATTTATTTTTGGGAGAGACAAGTACTAAATCGGGCGCCTTATTGACCCTTTGGTCCAGCCTTTCCTCACCCTTTCTTCGTGTCAATCTCGCTTAGGACCAGCCACCTTTACACCAGTTTGAGCAAGATGTAGAGAAGGAAACTCGCCGCATTGCATTAGTTTTTTTTAGTGCTATATAAAGGCATCGTTTGGACGGTTCACTGGTTCAGCCTGGTAGTTTACCGAATTCCTCGTTCGTGATTTCTGCTTGAGATGTTCACTGACGATGCGGAATTTGCTAGTGAAGGTTTTTGGTCAATGGGAGtttttgtgcttttccagcatacAAAAACTGATGACCAAAAATTTGAGAACCACACGAAACATGGCGGTCTGATGGTGGGGAGGCCGGGAGGTAGATCCGACGGTAGGGAGGAGCTCTGCGAGGATGGTGGCAATGACGGTGGAATCTCGCGAGGTGGTGCTCGGGGACGGCGGCGAGAGCTTGGGGACGGTGACATGCTGCTCAGGGTTGGTTGCGGGAGCTCAGGGGCGCCGGCACGGTGCTCGGGGACGACAAGGGAGCTTGGGGCGGGCGGCGGTGTGGAGCGCGGTGGGATCGGGTAGCAGTAGCGCAAGCGCAACAACGATCCTTAGGGTCACAACAGTGGCCTCGAGCAACGGGGCTAGGCGCGCCGTGTGACTGGCGCCGGCGGCTGGAATTTGTCACGCAGAGGTGAGGTGAGGCGGCGCGACGGTTTGTGAAAGTTCAGTGAGTGATGGTTGGGTTTCCGCCGGGACGTTTTTGTTTTTGGTCGGATGCTAGTGGTGACCCAAATgcatatcacctgcagcaatttttTGGTCAGGGCCAAAAAGATGGCCGCCCTATGGGTATAGGGTAGTTGTTGAATCCGTTTTTTACACCGAAAGGTTAAAAAAAACTGATTTTTGATCATAACTGCGTCTTTTGGTatgttgttggagatgctcttaggccgACTCCTAGTTTTGCTAGGTGAGAACTCTCGTGAGAATGGACTCTTCCGTAAGTAGGAAGGGGTCGTCTGACTAATtgctcttagagcaactctagctaaCCAGTCATATTCGCAACCTCTAAAACAGTTACGAGTGCCCTCCACAAACTCAGATTCATCATTCTGCAATCTCTATATATGTGGGCCAATTTGTTAGCCTTTATGTCCTTTCTTCATATGTAAATACTGCATTTTCATCGACATTACGTTTAGTATCATATACAAAACAATGCAATTTTTGTCAGCAGACCTTGAGTTCAACATCACATAGACACTGCAAATAAAATAAATTCATTGAGCTAGCATGAGAATTTTCTAAAAGGAATGTTTTGTCGGTGACCGCCTTTTGGAGGTGACCTCGCAGCAAAGTGGAGGCTTTGGCTGCGTCGACTTGGGCTTCAGTGTGTTCTATGCACCAACGTGTGTCTTATATGTGGGAGATGGTCATAATGGATTCTCCCTCCATATGCACTGCTTCGACTTCGATGACATCCTTCACacgggtgaaagaacatgcggtgcccccatgtttggttttggtaattgatgacaatctctatggactaatggttgccttgagttatatttgaaggatttgtccataggcatttcttgaagtccatgtgttggtttcaaggagtttatgtggtgaccaaggtgttattaaggaattatccaaagattggtcatgtgagagtagagcttattgcaagcatgtcttggagaataagattgtgtgatcattcatgtttaccttcaagacatcatccaaatgaagagagttggaaagagtcaaggttgatcaagactaagtcaagagtgaatcaagttgatcaacacacaaagcgcacaagatgtaccgagagggatcaagcgatcccatggtgtggtaagcattgtcgattacgctttgtgtactaacccatgatcttcgtgagagttctttgtggggttaggttgcggtgtgcaagttcaagtgaagcatcatgaagagatcaaatgcttgaagcttgccgtccattgtggcgacaatggacttgtgaagatgttgcggtgtgcaagttcaagtgaagcatcatgaagagatcaaatgcttgaagcttgccgtccattgtggtgacaatggacttgtgaagatgtgcggaagagtggctcacccatagtggagtatgggggagcaatcaactagtcttcatcgagccaacacaaccaagaaaggtggtacaacttgagggagtcaagatcgtcatcatctagctcaagtggaccatgtgcaaggcaaaggtttgctcttgataggttttctattttaccggtctcatgatggtagttgggagaccgggttataggatcgattgccgtactatcaaggggggctctcgatgagtagcttgatcgtatcgttcatagagagctcaaaccattgcatccttgcatcatgtttgttggttcttgtttggttcttctctttgtgagttttggagcttatggtcatcttgatgacaagctcgagttcatcgaaaacggagttcactcgcatcttctatgatgttttcgatgttggaggttatgccggttcttctcggttggaggtttcactcctctatttgttggctactcgtctttctcaatccaacaagcttgagtttgctcaattcggagctcatatgcagaagttatggcagttttggtttcctagcggtagtaccgcgggccggagcggtagtaccgcttgggtgctacaagcggtagtaccgctccagagcggtagtaccgctggtggccccaggcgtagtaccgctacggtctcgtactagtaccgcctcgatttgaggggtctttttcgtgtcgggttttacggtactagccgcagcagtgggggccgtagtaccgctcgtatgcggtagtaccgccctgccaccgcggtagtaccgctctgggctcagcggcagtaccgcgagggggagcggtagtaccgcttataggggcaagcggtagtaccgctggccaagcggtagtaccgctctctgcggggctgaagtgggggtaacggttggattgttccccccactatataaggaggtcttcttccccattgaaccttatcttttgagctcgtgttcttcccccattgttgaccttcttcgagcttgctaactctcaatccctccatggattcttgctagtttttgagggaaaagagagaggagatctagatccacatttccaccaatcactttctcctctatgtgaggggaacccattggatctagatcttggagttcttggtgttctccttcttgttcttcctctcattttcctccctagcattagttgcttcggtgggatttgagagagaaggacttgggcactccgtgtgcccttgccattgcatttggtgcatcggtttgagttctccacggtgatacgtggaagttacaagttgagaagcttattactcttgggtgcttggtgcccttgagcttgttcctcttgggtgcttgggcgccctagacggttggtggtgttcggagctcaatcattgtggtgtaaagctccgggcaagcgtcggggtctccaattaggttgtggagatcgccccgagcaatttgacgggttccggtgaccgcccccaagggttgccaaagtgtacgggttcggtgaccgcccccaagggttgccatttgtacgggttcggtgaccgccctcaagggtcccttagtggaatcacggcatcttgcattgtgcgagggcgtgaggagattacggtggccctagtggcttcttggggagcatttttcctccacaccgctccaaacggagattagcatccgcaagggtgtgaacttcgggatacatcgtcgtctccgcgtgtctcggttatctcttaccctaaccctttacttatgcactttactttgtgattgccatattgtttcttgtcgtatatcttgctatcacttagttgtttatcttgcttagctttagttgttggtgcacataggtgagcctagttgttgtaggttttgtgcttgtcaaattaaccgctaggtttattccgcatttgttcaagcctaaaccgtaattattttaaagcgcctattcaccccccccctctaggtgacatccacgatctttcaacggGTGACACAACGGCTGACGAAGGAAGGTGCTCGTCCTTGTTGGTTGATTCAACTTCAAGTTAGGTTTCAACATCGACCTTTTCCGAGTATCACTACACCTTTTCCTGATACCGATGGGTGTCACGTTCTCTTCAGTGACAGATTCATGAGAAAAGGGGTGCGACATGGAGGGGACGAGGTGAGTGTGAAGGAAGATAGTTGGCGGAGAGGAAGATGGCGAGTGCAGCGGCATGCTCGAGCATGATGCACTCCGGTGAGAAACGGGGCGATAATGACCAGGTAGGCGATGAGGACCATTAATGGGgaaacatgttggaaatatgcgctagagacaataataaagatgttattattatatttgcaTGTTCATAATTAACTTTATATTTCTGTGGTATATATTGAAATGGTTCCTGAATGTGAGATTTAGGGGAAAACCTATTTGCATGTCTGGAAAGATAAACACCTAATAGATCCCTAGTCCGGCCTCTAGACTAGCTCATGTATTATTG
Protein-coding regions in this window:
- the LOC123165656 gene encoding uncharacterized protein; this encodes MDSGGNRSGTAGGGDGACSGGHLCHLCGYKYASAHPSAKQRRAHRKNCGVGGGGGGKSPPTAAAASAEVEEERQGKKLVLGEDVGGEGNGAPASDSGGVLPGSAEDVGNAVDDDDTGVHSSPNTAGVHVIINDVTSEGPPKANGTDVQTEVDLRLPESAPHFQDLYPSESHCSGDQHQDAESHCSGDQHQDASASHCQPEPEDGARFSPDFSADETSKSNASASHCQPEPEDGARFSPDFSADETSKSNAVSLASDAASGEFSAQTIATAGSPDGIAVTENDCMINTIEEDKTSEGKSVKGNEIDSSYQEKLQSKIVEGHSPTAVEEDLYVNDLGVVPGEQNPSEDTESKDESGVIEPNPVEQVCTIKEPVDVLGNKEPSTDNNVHTDDTSSDDLSQLASGGCHLEAADVVETQQQIDSTSVVAYQLTNSKQTCLEEGSSYPGADEVLQAVSSVTESPVDSLVEEVISAGSASDVTKKDTSEVTTEDDTQNNSSHTSNVISMPSQIDPIEPSLDPTQEISMSSKHDVDENKQIENVSVDLTSRETNDVCSTDNIEETKQIEEISAEESTLKTSILQSASSVEEKEQIEEVIADPASDNMDVISSRDIIVQKEQSAVHVGTVHEINVVDIPAIVELEKHGEESTADLPAIVELEKHGEETTADPTAQKANITDEVEEKKQDEEITPDPAPHAINVTHEDNMQNEDKPEIPSSHENVLDDTDIVKEKGEETMSEPTSHNTDAVSIVDAIQGKEKEEVTPESTLDVSLVHTIDNVKGKESEEPTSGPTSVNAGGNAGTILVADSSSHMNSTPQGTNDAKEEDRDEKAAADHARTDGVEEKKQKEETAAETNTKDSANDHLNEEITDKEMTIDSDKSHVSLKSLLSEKGIEFEVKEKKASTKDRMLSFRRRSSKDNPSPTKPGSEQQDWNSPARLPVEKSPKGKKQQWMPFICCHSMN